A genomic window from Populus alba chromosome 19, ASM523922v2, whole genome shotgun sequence includes:
- the LOC118038516 gene encoding protein ACCELERATED CELL DEATH 6: MELSINISGQASNQRDKNFRKWKSQSFPSQIPRDDDPKKMMDKELYKYAAEDKFDELFRELRRVSSAELSSIIYTQVSPSGNSLLHVSARHGSNDATELLLQHFPLLMTRKNFHKDTALHLAAGAGQLGTITVLINQANGHGEASDFSSFLEMKNDRGNTALHDAVINRHYEVARFLVSESSELLYTENNERKSPLYLAVENSIDKRSDEKMFTIFMDAIPVDVDLLNKLEGKSPVHAAVQGRKRTILEQVANKKPDLLRRKDEKGGNPLHCAASMGYVWETRFLFDKYRDGAIQQNDEGNMPIHVAIKKGDVDVVDAYISRWTDPAEFLNSQRQNILHVAAESGRHLVVKYILGNKSLEALINEQDLDGNTPLHLASKNGRSIATFTLVRNPIVMKRIRIANGENLTPYDVAEKQSKIVGAEYSGEPIPNGKDNDAEMLQTEDKPDHGVGNPVGPDVRKGGKENLDYYGVMMTLSILHFWAGPKSSKVEYFRMKKEEIKDRINSLLVVAVLIASVTFSGVLQLPKSTDQPGSRASNITPNNIQNQGISEINEGILRNVYIYFDMLALNASVMASIILCWAHLYDVILAAQAIWVASILTGVAIYMMCIAFVFAVAIDGGKSFAFFVVTIASGGVLFLFQTVVSIPLIIPPSASRYIYLPIFYLYFLFDWLYFKSKN; encoded by the exons ATGGAATTATCGATAAACATATCCGGACAAGCCTCGAATCAGAGAGATAAGAACTTCCGAAAGTGGAAGTCTCAGAGTTTCCCATCACAAATACCACGTGATGATGACCCAAAGAAGATGATGGATAAGGAGTTATACAAGTACGCAGCAGAAGACaaatttgatgaattatttcGTGAACTGCGTCGTGTTTCATCAGCGGAACTATCATCCATCATTTACACCCAAGTTAGCCCCTCTGGAAATTCATTGCTTCATGTTTCAGCGAGACATGGAAGTAATGATGCGACAGAGCTCCTTCTTCAGCACTTTCCGCTTCTAATGACAAGGAAAAACTTCCACAAAGATACTGCACTTCATTTAGCAGCCGGAGCTGGACAGCTGGGAACTATTACAGTTCTTATCAACCAGGCAAACGGCCATGGAGAAGCCAGCgacttttctagttttttggAGATGAAGAATGATAGGGGAAACACTGCTTTACATGATGCAGTCATTAATCGTCACTACGAAGTTGCCCGTTTTCTGGTTTCGGAAAGCTCGGAGCTTTTATATACTGAAAACAATGAACGTAAGTCTCCCTTGTATCTTGCAGTCGAGAATAGCATTGACAAGCGGAGTGATGAGAAGATGTTCACTATTTTTATGGATGCTATACCTGTTGATGTTGATTTACTTAACAAGCTAGAAGGAAAGTCTCCTGTGCACGCCGCCGTCCAAGGAAGAAAGAGAa caaTATTGGAACAAGTCGCGAACAAAAAGCCAGACCTTTTACGCCGGAAAGATGAGAAGGGGGGGAATCCACTTCATTGTGCAGCATCCATGGGTTATGTTTGGGAAACTCGATTCCTGTTCGATAAATATCGTGATGGTGCAATCCAGCAAAACGATGAAGGCAACATGCCTATCCATGTTGCTATCAAAAAAGGCGATGTTGACGTAGTTGATGCATACATTTCCAGGTGGACTGATCCAGCAGAATTTCTCAACAGCCAAAGGCAGAACATTCTTCATGTCGCCGCAGAGAGTGGAAGGCATCTAGTGGTGAAGTATATCCTAGGAAATAAGAGTCTGGAAGCACTTATAAATGAGCAGGATCTGGATGGAAATACACCTTTGCATTTAGCATCAAAGAATGGCCGATCGATTGCAACATTTACTCTTGTGCGAAACCCTATTGTTATGAAACGCATACGGATAGCCAATGGCGAAAACTTAACACCATATGATGTTGCAGAGAAGCAATCTAAAATAGTGGGAGCAGAATACTCAGGTGAACCAATTCCGAACGGGAAG GACAACGATGCAGAGATGCTACAAACAGAGGACAAACCAGATCATGGAGTG GGAAACCCAGTTGGTCCAGATGTCAGAAAAGGAGGGAAGGAAAACCTAGATTATTATGGAGtt ATGATGACATTATCGATCTTGCATTTCTGGGCCGGCCCTAAGAGTTCCAAAGTAGAATATTTCCGGATGAAGAAAGAGGAAATCAAGGACAGGATTAATTCTCTACTTGTTGTAGCCGTACTCATCGCAAGTGTAACATTTTCTGGTGTACTCCAACTTCCTAAAAGTACAGACCAGCCTGGAAGTAGAGCTTCTAACATCACCCCCAACAATATCCAGAACCAGGGGATATCAGAAATAAATGAAGGCATCCTAAGgaatgtttatatttattttgacatgCTAGCCTTGAATGCCTCAGTCATGGCATCGATAATCCTTTGTTGGGCTCATCTATATGATGTCATATTAGCAGCACAAGCAATTTGGGTGGCATCGATTTTAACAGGTGTTGCTATCTACATGATGTGCATAGCATTCGTCTTTGCCGTTGCTATTGATGGAGGCAAAAGCTTTGCCTTCTTCGTTGTCACCATTGCCTCCGGTGGAGtgctttttcttttccaaaccgTGGTTTCTATTCCATTGATTATTCCGCCGAGTGCTTCACGTTACATCTATCTCCCAATTTTCTACTTATATTTCCTTTTCGACTGGTTGTATTTTAAATCGAAGAATTGA
- the LOC118038515 gene encoding uncharacterized protein gives MELSINIPGQSSNQRDKNFRKWKSQSFPSQIPRDDDPKKMMDKELYKYATEDKFDELFRELRRVSSAELSSIIYTQVSPSGNSLLHVSARHGSKDVTELLLQHFPLLMTRKNFHKDTALHLAAGAGRLETITVLVNKAKGHGGASDFSNFLEMKNDRGNTALHDAVIKRHHEVARFLVSESSKLLYTENNERKSPLYLAVVETSIDDKGSDEKMFTILMDAIPDDVDLLNKLEGKSPVHAAVLGREKTSMGYVEETQFLFDKYRDGAIQQNEEGNMPIHVASKKNHVDVVHAYISDWTDAAEFLNSKRQNILHVAAESGRHLVVKYILRNKNLEALINEQDLDGNTPLHLASKNGRSIATFTLVRNPIVKKRIRVANGENLTPYEVAEKQSKIVGAEYSGEPIPNGKDDQVDHKSENNGEKPQTKDKSDHGVGNQVDQDEKSGRKGKLDYYGVMMTLSILHFWAGPKRSIAEYLRIKGRPLPKEEIKGRIDTLLVVAVLIAGVTFSGILQLPRSADLPESGPSNITTTTTNSTQNQGISAQNEGILRNVYIYFDMVALNAAVMASIILCWAQLYDVKVAAHAVWLASILTGGAIYLMCLAFVFAVAINVGNSFAFIVVTLVVGGVLFLVQTVLSAPLIIPPNANQIIERIASPCLYFVFFICYYAFESLLSKFSKRSTN, from the exons ATGGAATTATCGATAAACATACCCGGACAATCCTCGAATCAGAGAGATAAGAACTTCCGAAAGTGGAAGTCTCAGAGTTTCCCATCACAAATACCACGTGATGATGACCCAAAGAAGATGATGGATAAGGAGTTATACAAGTACGCAACAGAAGACaaatttgatgaattatttcGTGAACTGCGTCGTGTTTCATCAGCGGAACTATCATCCATCATTTACACCCAAGTTAGCCCCTCTGGAAATTCATTGCTTCATGTTTCAGCGAGACATGGAAGTAAAGATGTGACAGAGCTCCTTCTTCAGCACTTTCCGCTTCTAATGACAAGGAAAAACTTCCACAAAGATACTGCACTTCATTTAGCAGCCGGAGCTGGACGGCTGGAAACTATTACAGTTCTTGTCAACAAGGCAAAAGGCCATGGAGGAGCCAGCgacttttctaattttttggaGATGAAGAATGATAGGGGAAACACTGCTTTACATGATGCAGTCATTAAGCGTCACCACGAAGTTGCCCGTTTTCTGGTTTCGGAAAGCTCGAAGCTTTTATATACTGAAAACAATGAACGTAAGTCTCCCTTGTATCTTGCAGTAGTCGAGACTAGCATTGATGACAAGGGGAGTGATGAGAAGATGTTCACTATTCTTATGGATGCTATACCTGATGATGTTGATTTACTTAACAAGCTAGAAGGAAAGTCTCCAGTGCACGCCGCAGTCCTaggaagagagaaaa CATCCATGGGTTATGTTGAGGAAACTCAATTCCTGTTCGATAAATATCGTGATGGTGCAATCCAGCAAAACGAAGAAGGCAACATGCCTATCCATGTTGCTAGCAAAAAGAACCATGTTGATGTAGTTCATGCATACATTTCCGATTGGACTGATGCAGCAGAATTTCTCAACAGCAAAAGGCAGAACATTCTTCATGTCGCCGCAGAGAGTGGAAGGCATCTAGTGGTGAAGTATATCCTACGAAATAAGAATCTGGAAGCACTTATAAATGAGCAGGATCTAGATGGAAATACACCTTTGCATTTAGCATCAAAGAATGGCCGATCCATTGCAACATTTACTCTTGTGCGAAACCCTATAGTTAAGAAACGCATACGCGTAGCCAATGGCGAAAACTTAACACCATATGAGGTTGCAGAGAAGCAATCTAAAATAGTGGGAGCAGAATACTCAGGTGAACCAATTCCTAACGGGAAG GACGACCAAGTTGATCATAAGAGTGAAAACAATGGAGAGAAGCCACAAACAAAGGACAAATCAGATCATGGAGTG GGAAACCAAGTTGATCAAGATGAAAAAAGTGGAAGGAAGGGAAAACTAGATTATTATGGAGTT ATGATGACATTATCGATCTTGCATTTCTGGGCTGGCCCTAAGAGATCCATAGCAGAATATCTCCGTATTAAGGGCAGGCCTCTACCAAAAGAGGAAATCAAGGGCAGGATTGATACTCTTCTTGTTGTAGCCGTGCTTATCGCTGGTGTAACATTTTCTGGTATACTCCAACTTCCTCGAAGTGCAGACCTGCCTGAAAGTGGACCTTCtaacatcaccaccaccaccaccaatagTACCCAAAACCAGGGCATATCAGCACAAAATGAAGGCATTCTAAGgaatgtttatatttattttgacatgGTAGCCTTGAATGCCGCGGTCATGGCATCGATAATCCTTTGTTGGGCTCAACTATATGATGTCAAAGTAGCAGCACATGCAGTTTGGTTGGCATCAATATTAACAGGTGGTGCTATCTACTTGATGTGCTTAGCATTCGTCTTTGCCGTTGCTATTAATGTAGGGAACAGTTTTGCCTTCATCGTTGTCACCCTTGTCGTCGGAGGAGTGCTTTTTCTTGTCCAAACCGTGCTTTCTGCTCCATTGATTATTCCGCCGAATGCCAACCAAATCATTGAAAGAATTGCTTCCCCATGCCTCTATTTCGTGTTCTTCATCTGTTATTATGCTTTTGAGTCGCTGCTTTCTAAATTTAGCAAACGCAGTACGAATTAA